CTCGGTAAACGATGGAGTGGATGCGTAGCAACCTCCCAGCTCACCGCTTGCATAGCCCTTTATGCTGGCCACAGCCCCTGCAGTAGGCATAACACTTATCTCAAGCTCGGTCATATGCCTGTTAACCACGTCGGCTATCAACGCTAAGCCAGTGTACCCCGCACTACCAACTGAGGCTGTACCCCATTGAAGAGTGATCTTAGATATGGGTGTCGTTGGTGTTGGCGTGGGGGTTGTCGGAGTAGTTGCTGGGGTCGTTGTTGGTGTGGGGGTCGTGGGCTTAGGCGTAGTAGGGGTCGGAGTAGGTGTGGGTGTTGGCGTAGGTGTTGGTGCCATTAGGAACTGGTAAGCAACCACAGCAACTATTAGCACGACTATTGCTACGACTACTCCCAACAAAGTTTTCTGGGACGCCATAAGACATCCCCTCTACTAATCAGTTATTTAGGTTTTAATCAGTTATTTAGGTTTTTAAGTATTACCACTGTTTAATCGTTACTAAATCCTTTGAAAAGTCTTGCGCGGGTCTAGATGGGTTGGCTTAAATAATTTCTGGTGGGTTTAGATCCTTAGAATGCCTGATTGAGTGTTAACTGGAACCGGATTTCCTCTCAAGCACTCACCCTAAGGTTTACTATGAATTCCTCAAGTGTTTGAATGAACTCATCCGGTTTTTCCTCATGCGGTAAGTGTCCGCATTCATCCATCACCACGAGTTTGTGGTGGGCCGCTGGATTCAGTAAGCTGACCAACTCCAGGCTGTTGCTGAGGTTTACAATCTCATCGTTAAGGCCGTGGATGATTAGAGTAGGGGTCTCTAAGTTACCTATCCCATCCCTGATGTCGGGGAATCCCTTATACTTCATCAGCCAGTAGAGGCCCTTATCCCAGTCCTTAGCTCTCAAGGGATACTTATAGCCTTCCAGCACATCCTCAGTTAGCTTTGACTTATCGTACCAAGCCCTGTAGAGTATCTGCTCCAACTGCCCTATGAAGCCCCTGACTACGAGGGGGCCGTACTTCTCGGATAGGGGTATTGAATACAGTAGGGTCTCATGAAGCGAGTTCCGACTGGGCTTCCACGCCGGTGCAACGAGAACCAGCGCCTCCACTAGTTCGGGATAATTGAGCGTGAAGAGTATGGCAACCCCGCCTCCAGCGGAATGTCCTATGAGGACTGCCTTGCTCACGTTGAGCTTCCCAAACAGTCTGTAGGTCAGCTCCACCTGTCCTTCAGCGGTGTAGGGGTTGAAGCCCGCCTTAGCTGGATCCACCCTCTCGCTGAGTCCGAAACCCGGTCTGTCGAAGGCTATTACCCTGCCATAGTTACTGAGCGGCTTAAGCACTTCCCTCCAACTGAAGACACTAGCTCCAAAACCGTGAAGGAGGACGAATGTGAGATTACCTCCCCCGTAGTCCTCGACGTAGTGTATCTTCACACCGTCGATCTCAACGAACTTACCCCAGCCCTGAGCTAAATCCTCGACAGGCTCGCCCACAGTCGGCACCGGTACGATATAGAGGATGAGGAGGGTTAGGGTTAAGGCTAGGACTGCCTTAAAGAACCTCGCCCTGATTAAAGGTTTCAGCGACTTCATCTAATCACGCCCCTAAAGCCCGTTAACGATGTGTACCATAAGCGTGAGAGCCTTTAACTCTTAGACGGTTTAGTCCCGTGAAGAAGGCTTGTTAGTCATTAAGTCAGTGAAAAATTATGCTTAGCTGGACTCTGCAGGGCTCTTCGCTTGTTCGGGAAGGCCTGAGGGTATCGCCGGCAGTGATGGGAACGTCTCCTTCATCCTCTGCTCAGCCACTACCTTAGCCTCCTCGAGTATCTTCCTCGCATCAGGCGTTGCATACATGCTCACCGACCCGACCCCTATCATCTCACCGGCCTCCATGACGGTCTCCTGCAGTATGTCCTGAATCTCACCTAGCTCTATCCCTATCTCGGGGAGTGTGGTCTTTATCGCCTCCCTGATGTCCTTGACCACACTGACTACGGGCCCTAGGTAGGCCGCTATCTCCCCTATCTCCCTTATGGACTCAAGCCTCAACCCTATCTGCTCCAGTGCCACCTGCACCAGGAAGAGGCTCTTAGCGACCTTCCTCAACTCAGCCACTTCATTAGCGTACATCGTGGCTCTCGTCTGGTCTTTAGATATGAACGCGTCCACAACCCTCTCGAAGAGCTCCTTATCCCTGGCCTTGAGCCTGTCAAGGTACACCTCAAGCCTCCTGGTCATGGAGTTCAGCTTGTAGTGAGCCATAGCTAGCCTGTACCTTAAGGGCTTCTCCCTCACGAACAGCTCCTTAATGTGGTCGCCAACCGACTTATCCTTACCCTTCCAAGACTTCTCGAACTCCTTGAAGCTCGAACCCAATTACTTCACCAACGCTACTCTTGCGATCAAGGAATACTTTTAAAGACTGAGCCTCTTACCCTCCTTTTTAAGGTCGAGCGAGATTTAACATTCGAGTCCTTGGAGAGGTGTCTGCATGAATAGTGAGTACTTAATGGACTACCTCGACTGGCCGGATTTGGTGAGGGCGGCGTTAAGCACGGAACCTGCGAACGCAGAGCCTCTGAGGAAGCCCCCTGAGGGCGTGGCGGTACTTGGCATGGGGGGCTCCGGAATAGTGGGTGATGTCCTGCAGTCAATGTCCGCCGAGAGGTTTGATGCACCGCTGGTGGTCATCAAAGACTTTAGATTACCCAGGTGGGTTGACCGGGATTGGTTAGTGCTGGCAGTGAGCTACTCAGGGGATACTATGGAGACCCTTACATGCCTTCAGGAAGCCCTCTCAAGAGGCGTTAAGGCGGCGGTAGTTGCTTCGGGTGGTATGATGATGGAGCTCTCGGTGAGTAATCGCCTTCCACACTTTAGGATCCCACCCGGGAGGACCCCAAGATCCTCCTTCCCAGCCCTCCTCCTAGGAGCTCTTAAGCTACTATCTAAGCTTGGCGTAGAGCTTGAGGGAATGGACGCTCACGAGCTACTCAAATCCCTTGAGGGCAGCGACGCACTTAAGGCCGGCGGCGAATTAGCTGACAGGCTCCACGGCAGGATGCCTGTCTTCATAAGCAACGTTAGATATTACCCACTAGCCCTAAGGGCTAAGGACGAGTTCAACGAGAACGCGAAGACGGTGGCTAAAGCGGAGGTATATCCCGAGGGATTCCACAACGACGTGGTTGGGTGGGAGGGCTGGTTCGGACCCGTGAGCGCCGTGATCTTCAGGGAGGTCGGTGACTACACGCTTGGATTCCTTGAAGAACTGCTTAAGAGCGCCGGGGTCAGCCTAACCGTGTACGAGATAAGCGGTGACTATGTGAGCAACATCATCAAGTGGTCTCAAATACTGGGTATAGCGTCAGTGGAAACAGCGTTGAGACGAGGATTAAACCCCAGAGAAACTAAACACATAGCCAGGTATAAAGAGTTCCTAAGGAAGTGCGGACGCACGAAACCTCTAGGGCAGGGTTGATGATCGCTTAGCCTTCCCCACCTCGTTGAACCTGGGGAAAGTTCACGAGCCTTACGGAGGGTGGTCCACGACCGCGGTGAAGCACTCAGCGGGGGAGAGACGAACCATACCCGACTGAAAGACAGCACCTAGAACGGGGCGGCTTGCATTCAGTTGTGATTAGGTGACGACTTATTAGCAGACTAGAAGCTTCTTACAAAGGGTAGGAGATGCTACTGGCTAACTGGAGGCT
This portion of the Zestosphaera sp. genome encodes:
- a CDS encoding alpha/beta hydrolase, translating into MKSLKPLIRARFFKAVLALTLTLLILYIVPVPTVGEPVEDLAQGWGKFVEIDGVKIHYVEDYGGGNLTFVLLHGFGASVFSWREVLKPLSNYGRVIAFDRPGFGLSERVDPAKAGFNPYTAEGQVELTYRLFGKLNVSKAVLIGHSAGGGVAILFTLNYPELVEALVLVAPAWKPSRNSLHETLLYSIPLSEKYGPLVVRGFIGQLEQILYRAWYDKSKLTEDVLEGYKYPLRAKDWDKGLYWLMKYKGFPDIRDGIGNLETPTLIIHGLNDEIVNLSNSLELVSLLNPAAHHKLVVMDECGHLPHEEKPDEFIQTLEEFIVNLRVSA
- a CDS encoding Snf7 family protein, whose protein sequence is MGSSFKEFEKSWKGKDKSVGDHIKELFVREKPLRYRLAMAHYKLNSMTRRLEVYLDRLKARDKELFERVVDAFISKDQTRATMYANEVAELRKVAKSLFLVQVALEQIGLRLESIREIGEIAAYLGPVVSVVKDIREAIKTTLPEIGIELGEIQDILQETVMEAGEMIGVGSVSMYATPDARKILEEAKVVAEQRMKETFPSLPAIPSGLPEQAKSPAESS
- a CDS encoding SIS domain-containing protein, with protein sequence MNSEYLMDYLDWPDLVRAALSTEPANAEPLRKPPEGVAVLGMGGSGIVGDVLQSMSAERFDAPLVVIKDFRLPRWVDRDWLVLAVSYSGDTMETLTCLQEALSRGVKAAVVASGGMMMELSVSNRLPHFRIPPGRTPRSSFPALLLGALKLLSKLGVELEGMDAHELLKSLEGSDALKAGGELADRLHGRMPVFISNVRYYPLALRAKDEFNENAKTVAKAEVYPEGFHNDVVGWEGWFGPVSAVIFREVGDYTLGFLEELLKSAGVSLTVYEISGDYVSNIIKWSQILGIASVETALRRGLNPRETKHIARYKEFLRKCGRTKPLGQG